In Fusarium oxysporum f. sp. lycopersici 4287 chromosome 6, whole genome shotgun sequence, a single window of DNA contains:
- a CDS encoding hypothetical protein (At least one base has a quality score < 10) has translation MMISREANGVLWCSCSQEAVRSQPAKGSFDPLGAAEV, from the coding sequence atgatgatcagCCGTGAGGCCAATGGCGTCCTTTGGTGCAGCTGCTCGCAGGAAGCAGTGCGCTCGCAACCCGCAAAGGGCAGCTTTGACCCCCTCGGCGCAGCTGAGGTGTAG